GATAGCTGGATGTTCAAGCGGCATAGAACCTCTCTATGCCATTACGTATGTAAAGCACGTTATGGAAGGAACGCACCTTCAGGAAGTGAATCCTTATTTTGTAAGAGTGGCTAAAGAAAGAGGGTTTTTTAACGAGGTGTTAATGGAAAAATTAGCAAGAGAACATTCTCTTTCGAGAATTGAAACCATTCCGAAAGATATAAAAGAGATTTTTGTCACCAGTTTTGATATTCCACCTCTTGAACAAGTGCAAATGCAAGCTATTTTTCAAAAATATGTAGATAATGCTGTGTCTAAGACGATCAATTTGCCCAGACAATCGCGTGTTGAAGATGTTAGAGAAGTGTTTTTGAAAGCCCATGAACTTGGATGTAAGGGTATAACTGTATATCGAGAGGGGTCAAGGCCATCGCAAGTTCTTACTTCCGTTAAATTCCAGGCTCCTTGCCCAGATTGTGGATCATTAATGAGATATGAAGAGGGGGCATTGGTTTGTCCAGCTTGCGGATACGCTACGAGTTGAATCTTAAACTTTTGCAAAATTAACTATAATATAATAATCAAGATTGATTGCCAGATGACTATGTTTATAAAGTTACGAAAGGAGTTAGGTATCAGCGGGCGTTAAATTCAACGCAACGCAACCACCGGCTTCGGGCAACAAAGACGCCTTTCCCTCCGTTAGGTGCTTTCCCCCCTCTCCTATTTTGGTCCGAAGTCGGTCCACCTAATTTTTCATTATACATAAATGCATGATTAAATATTTATTAGGAGTTAGTTTTAAATGCACAATATTATACATTTATACTCAAAAATGTTATATATTGACTAACGATTACACTGAGACATGAAGTCAAAAACAGACATCCGAGTGACTTTGGACTTGGACGATATACCTAAAAAATGGTATAATATAGTAGCTGATTTACCTGAGCCGCTTCCACCACCATTAAATCCAGGTACTAAAGAGCCTTTGAAATTTGAAGAATTTCGTGCTATTTTCCCTGATGAGATTATTAGGCAAGAAATGTCGACTGAAAGATATATAGACATTCCAGAAGAAGTCAGAGATAGATTAATAATGTTAAATCGACCCAGCCCATTGGTAAGAGCTATCAGATTGGAGAAAGCGTTAAAGACCCCGGCTAAAATCTATTTTAAAAGAGAAGATCTCTCACCCGTTGGAAGTCATAAACCAAATACGGCTTTAGCCCAAGCATTTTATAATATGAGACAGGGCATTCAAAACCTTACAACAGAGACCGGCGCTGGACAATGGGGGTCTTCGTTGGCCCTAGCCTGCCGCATATTTGGGTTGAACTGTAAGGTGTTCATGGTTCGAGTCTCATACGACCAGAAGCCTTATAGAAGATATGTGATGGAAACATACGGTGCAAAAGTGTACCCTTCTCCATCTATGGAAACAGAATTTGGAAGAAAACTATTGGAGCAAAACCCACAAAACACAGGATCACTAGGCATTGCAATTAGTGAGGCCATTGAAACAGCAGTACATTCAGACAGCTGCAAATACTCACTGGGAAGCGTTGCAAATCATGTAATGTTACATCAGACTGTCATAGGACAGGAGGTAATAAAGCAGTTTGAGAAGATCGATGTGGTCCCAGATTATATGATAGGGTGCGTAGGTGGTGGAAGCAACTTCGCAGGTTTTGCCTTCCCAATGCTAGGTAAGAAGCTAAAAGACCGGTCTATCGAAACTGAGTTTATTGCGGCGGAGCCGACATCAGTTCCATCTATTACTAAAGGAGAATATCGTTATGACTTCGGAGATACAGCTGGACTAACTCCACTTTTTAAAATGTACACTCTCGGACATGATTTCATGCCTTCACCTATTCACGCTGGGGGTCTAAGATACCATGGTATGGCTCCAACTGTAAGCCTAGCGGCAAAATTAGGCCTAATAAAAGCAAAGAGCGTTCCTCAGAAAGAGACGTTTTCCGCAGGTATTTTATTTGCCCAAACAGAAGGAATAATCCCTGCACCAGAGAGCACCCATGCCATCGCAGTCGCGATAGAACTTGCAAGAAAAGCAAAGGAAAATAATGAGGAGAAAGTTATTGCATTTAATCTCTCAGGCCATGGCCTATTAGATATGAGTGGTTATGCCAATTATCTGAGTGGAAAAATGAATGAAAATTCATAAGCAACTTTGAATAATATCAAAAAAAACCAAACGCGATATTATTTTTCAATTTTAAACATATTTATCTGATACAATATTACTTCCGGAATGGATGTGATGATTTGAGACCGGCAATAATTGTACATGGGGGGGCATGGGACATACCCTTGGAAGCTCATGAAAATCATAAGAATGGATGCAAGCAAGCCGCTGCCGCTGGATACCGTAAAATGCTAAATGGGGGATCCGCCATTGATGCAGTCGAGAATGCAGTACGACATATGGAAGAAGATCCTACTTTTGATGCTGGTAGAGGTTCATTTCTAAACAAAGACGGCGAAATCGAATTAGATGCAATCATTATGGAAGGAGACGATTTGGGATTAGGGGCTGTGGCTGCAGTACAACATATCTTACATCCCGTCTCATTGGCAAGAGCAGTTATGGACAACACTCCACATTGCATGCTGGTAGGTGAAGGGGCGCTGCGCTTCGCACGATCCATAGGAATGGAAGAGATAGAAGTACCAGAATTGCTGACCTGCCGCGAATTGGAAAGATGGAGGTCTATCCAGGCCAGTAAAACTTTCGATCAGAAATCCTTTTTTAGGAAGGCCGATGGAGATTATAAGCAAAAAGGTACAGTTGGGGCAGTGGCTATAGACAGCGAGGGGTTGATAGCAGCAGCGACATCTACTGGAGGGACACCGAATAAAATGGCAGGGAGAGTTGGTGATTCACCTTTAGTTGGTTGCGGAAATTATGCTGATAGCAATATAGGAGGCGTTTCAGCAACAGGATGGGGGGAGTCGATAATGAAGACTGTATTAGCAAGAAAGGTGTGTGATTTCCTTGAACGAGGAAAAACTGAGTGGTCTGCAGTAAAAGATTCTATTTTATATTTAGAGAAAAGAGTAAATGGCTTTGGGGGGGTCATTTTAATTTCTAAAGAAGGGAAAATGGCCTATTCATTCAATACACCACATATGGCAATCGGCTGGGTAGACGCTTCTGGTCACCTTGGGGCTGAAGTAAAATCACTATAAGAAAAATGATAAAATTTTTTAAAATAGTTTTAGAAAATATTTAAAAAAGTTATAGCGCCTGGCAAACCATTATTGAAATAAAACAAATTTTTCCATATCTGTTTTTAGAATATTAATGGAAATTATTACACTAAATATATTAATGCAAATGCTAGCTCAAAGATCATTATAAACGTCTTATGTTGTATGAAGAGCGTCTTTTCTTAAGAATACTCACTTTATAGAATAGCATAAAAAAAGGTGATGGATTACGCTCTACAAGATTCTATATATACGAAAAAGTGGAAATTTGGATCCCATTTAAAAATAACATAGAACGAGGATTAAAAACACAACTTCCCAATAATAAGAAAGCAATTCTGCATAGAGATAATTCAGAAGCAGGAGATGACTTCGACAGATGGGAGCCTTGAGAACTATAAAAGCCATAATCTTTGATTTGGACGACACGCTAGTAAAAAGTGGTATAGATTATTATGGTATGAGAATGGCTATTGTAAAAAAGCTTATTGAGATGGGGGCTGACCATTCTAGCGTTGACTTATCCTGGACTATTACAGATAATATTTATTATGGCAAAAAAAGTATATTATATAATAAAAAATATAAAAATGAAGAAGAAATCGATTATGAAATAAATACCATACTAACATCTATTGAAATTAAAGCTATTGACCATATACGCCCAATCACTGGGTCGAAAGAAGTGCTCTATGAAATGCAGAGATGGGGCTTACCCACAGCAATACTAACGCGAGCTTCCAGAGAATATGCAAGCAAGGTCTTGGCTATCACAGGAATGAATAAGTATATCAGTTACTACATTTGCAGGGATGATTATCGATTAGAAGAAGCCAAGCCAAATCCTTTAGCACTAGAAAGAGCGGCTCAGAGCATTAACGAGAGGCCACGAAATTGTTTATACGTCGGTGATCACGTGATGGATTTGGAATGCGCTAAGGCTGCTGGGGCTCAATTTTTAGGTGTTCTCACCGGCCAAATAACAAAAGAAATGTGGCTGAATCATGGTTGTAATACAATATTACAGAGTATTGCTGAACTTCCAAAATATATCAGGGATAGATTCGCGAGCAATTTAATATCTTGAAATGCTTATTATACTAAAACATGTCAAGAAGCATTTTTTCCAATGATGCACCTAGACCTATAGGCCCGTATTCCCAGGCTATGGAGTGTGGAAACCTTGTTTTCGTTTCAGGTCAATTGGGTATAGATCCCAGTACAGGGCAATTAGTAGAGGGAGGAATTGGAGCTGAAACAACTAGATGTCTAAAAAATATCAATGCAATATTATCACTTTTAAATTTAAGTTTAAAAGATGTTGTAAAGACAATCGTGTTCATGACTGATTTAACTGAATTCAAGGAAATGAATCTTGTTTATGCATCATTCTTTCAATTATCGACCCCAGCACGTTCAGTCGTAGAGGTTTCTAGACTACCATTGGGGGCTAAGATAGAGATAGAGGCTATAGCTTCGTTTTGTTGAACATCTTTTAGATTTAATTTATTTTTTATTAGGTTTAGCGCACTAAGATTAGCATACATTATATTTATTGAAATTCATTTAAAATTTTGCGCTAATACCTTAATATGGCTCAACTTAGAAATCGCACACCATTAAACTAGTTAAGTTCATCTTCAACATGATGCCTAAGTTTCACCACACATATCTTCTATTAATAATTTAAATGTATTAATAATTATTTCTTTAATATAATATTACAAAATTTAAAATCCATTAATAATTATTAGCTCGAGTAAAATCGAATATAAATGCGATAATTGTTGAAATAATTGCTCTTCCTATATGATTGCTTTCAGCCAATTTTTCTCATATGGGGTGGGTGCTGACTGGACAGACCATTATTTTAATGACGTTGATTCTCACAGACTCTTAGCGCCAAAGAATGCCTTATAATCTATTTAATTGCACCAAACTTTTCACATAATTCAACGTTGCTGCTAAAAGTAGGTAAGCTCGACAATAATTTGTAAGTTATCCACCCAACTCAGGTACTCAAACAGGTTTAAAAATACGAAATATTTAAATATCGATTCCATTAAGGCTCTTAAAAAATATTATCCGCATCTCAATGATATTTATTTTTTATTTTAAAACTTTGCTTATGAGATAAAATCTGGAAATAAGCATTTTGATTTATTATTTAAGCGTAAATGATTTATCTGAACTATAAATGAATATAGTAATTTACTTCAATTGATTCAGCACTTATTGAACATGATGGAGATAAAAGAAGACTCGGAAAGTGAGTCAAAAGATAACTATAAGAAAACCAGAATGTCGAGTTTCGGCCTTGCAGGAATGACATGTGCATCTTGTGCTGAAACCATCCAAAGAAGATTGTCTGATCTTGAAGGTGTAGAGAAAGCCACAGTAAACCTTGCGACTGAGCGTGCTACTGTTATCTATGACCCTAAAAAGACCGATATCGATAAGATGGTTAATGCGGTGAAGGAAGCAGGATATGAGGCATTAGTCAGCGAAGCTACGATTTCTATCGGTGGGATGACGTGTGCATCTTGCGCCAATACAGTGGAAGAAGCTTTGATGGGCCTTCAAGGGGTGCATTCTGCTATAGTTAATCTGGTCTTAGAAAATGTAAAAGTAAAGTATGATCCTCAAATGGTAAGACTAGGTCAGATAAAGAGAGCAATAATCGATGCAGGCTACGAAGTCATAGAAGCAGAGAATATAGATGCCGAAAGGGAATTGCGACGATTGGAAACTAGACGTCAAAAAATGATGCTTGCTTTTTCCCTTGCACTTTCCATACCAACCATGATCTTGTCCATGCTTATGATGTTCGCGTCATTTGGCGATCAACATTTAATTATGCACTATGGAAATTATATACTATTTATTCTGGCAACGCCGGTCCAATTCATTGCAGGATATCGCTTTTATAAAGGGGCGTTCAAGGCGCTTTCGAATCGAAAAGCAAATATGGATACCTTAATCGCTGTTGGTACTAGTGCTGCCTATTTTTATAGTGTTGCTGTAACCTTTTTCCCGCCACTCGTTCCATTTCAAGATATATATTACGATACATCGGCAATGATTATAACTTTGATACTTTTTGGTAAGTATCTAGAGAGCAAAGCGAAAGGCTCCACCTCCGAGGCAATACGAAGATTGATGGATCTTCAGCCTAAAACTGCCCGTATCCTTAAGGACGATGTTGAAGTTGAAGTAACAGTGGATGATCTAGTTGTTGGAGATATTTTCCTCGTCAGACCAGGTGAAAAAATCCCCACTGATGGTCTGGTAATGGAAGGTCAGTCTGCCGTTGATGAGTCGATGATAACTGGTGAAAGCACCCCAGTTGAAAAAGGACCCGGTGCCGAGATATTAGGAGGAACGATTAATAGGAGTGGTTTTCTAAAAGCTCGTGCCACTAAAGTTGGATCAGAGACAACCCTTGCTCAAATCGTGAAGCTTGTCGAGGATGCGCAGGCATCTAAAGCACCTGTACAACGGCTAGCAGATAAGGTAGCAAGTATATTCGTTCCGATCGTTATTCTAATTGCCTTAGCAACTTTTACTATTTGGTATTTTTTCGCATATGATTTATTTTTTATTATGCCAGCTCCTCGATTCGCCTTCTCCCTTACAGCTTTCATATCAGTTTTAGTTATAGCCTGTCCTTGCGCTTTAGGACTGGCAACGCCAACAGCTATTATGGTGGGTACAGGGAAAGGAGCAGAGTTAGGGATTTTAATAAAAAATGGGGAGGCTTTAGAGATTGCTGGTAAAATTCAAGTTGCTGTATTTGATAAAACAGGGACCTTGACTAAGGGAGAGCCTGAGGTAACAGATGTAATTCCTTATTCGGTAAGTGAAAATGAGCTTATATTTATCGCTGCGTCTGCAGAAAAGGGTTCGGAGCATCCATTGGGAAAGACGATAGTTAAAAAAGCTGTAGAAATGAACCTTGAATTAAGGGATCCAGAAGATTTCGAATCGATACCTGGCAAGGGCGTTATAGCTTCAATGAATGGAATGAAGATATTAATTGGCAATAGGCGCCTAATGGAAGACTATAAGATTAATACCAATTTCCCGGAAGAGATGGCAAGTAGGTTAGAGGATGAAGGCAAGACAGCCATGCTAGTTGCTAAAAATAACGATATAATAGGAATTATTGGGGTCGCGGATGTATTGAAACCATCCTCTAAAGAAGCAGTGGATGAATTGAAGCGGATGGGGATAGAAGTAGCAATTATAACAGGTGATAACAAAAGAGCAGCTTTGGTTGTTGGTAAACTTTTGGAAGTAGAGAACGTCATGGCAGAAGTACTTCCAGAGGAAAAGATAAAAGAGATTGAAAAATTGCAAGCGCAGGGCAAGGTAGTAGCTATGATTGGCGATGGCGTGAATGATGCCCCCGCTCTAGCAAAGGCAGATGTAGGAATCGCCATTGGTTCAGGTACTGATGTAGCCATGGAATCAGGAAATATCGTTCTAATAAAAAACGACCCAAGGGATGTAGTCGCTGCGATTCAATTAAGCCGAAAGACCATGGCAAAGATACGTCAGAATTTATTTTGGGCATTTGGATACAACACAGCAGGGATACCTATTGCTGCAGGATTGCTTTTCCCATTCACTGGTGCTCTGCTCCCACCAATCGTCGCAGCTGGAGCTATGGCGATGAGTTCAGTTTCTGTAGTAACGAATGCAGCCCTCTTAAAACGTTACACACCAGAAATCGTGAGGAAATACACTAGTGAGGTGAAGAAATGACGGCTATAGATCCGATATGTAAAATGGAGGTTGAAGAAAAAACGGCTAAGTGGACATCCGAGTATAAAGGCAAGAAATATTATTTCTGCGCTCCAGGTTGCAAGAAAAAATTCGATTCGGATCCAGAGAAATGGTCTAAGGCTTGATGATATATTGAGTTGCAAGAGTTAAATCGATTTATAGGTGAAATACAATTTTTTCAATGAGGTAAGAGATGAAATGCTGAAAATGTGATCAAAACTTTCATCGATTAGGGCCTTCCTGTTGTGATGAATTTGTAGCCCGGCCTTTTTAGAAAACATTCCTTACAATGGAAATGAGTGAAATGATTTCGATGCCAAATTGACTGCCTTATTATGTATGATAAATGGTGTAATCATTGTTACATTTCGTGGCTAGTTGATGGAATTTTTAACAAATCTTTCGAGTGAGAAAAAAAGCAATTCCCATTTAATATAATAGGCG
The DNA window shown above is from Methanomassiliicoccales archaeon and carries:
- a CDS encoding isoaspartyl peptidase/L-asparaginase, with the protein product MRPAIIVHGGAWDIPLEAHENHKNGCKQAAAAGYRKMLNGGSAIDAVENAVRHMEEDPTFDAGRGSFLNKDGEIELDAIIMEGDDLGLGAVAAVQHILHPVSLARAVMDNTPHCMLVGEGALRFARSIGMEEIEVPELLTCRELERWRSIQASKTFDQKSFFRKADGDYKQKGTVGAVAIDSEGLIAAATSTGGTPNKMAGRVGDSPLVGCGNYADSNIGGVSATGWGESIMKTVLARKVCDFLERGKTEWSAVKDSILYLEKRVNGFGGVILISKEGKMAYSFNTPHMAIGWVDASGHLGAEVKSL
- a CDS encoding HAD family hydrolase, producing MGALRTIKAIIFDLDDTLVKSGIDYYGMRMAIVKKLIEMGADHSSVDLSWTITDNIYYGKKSILYNKKYKNEEEIDYEINTILTSIEIKAIDHIRPITGSKEVLYEMQRWGLPTAILTRASREYASKVLAITGMNKYISYYICRDDYRLEEAKPNPLALERAAQSINERPRNCLYVGDHVMDLECAKAAGAQFLGVLTGQITKEMWLNHGCNTILQSIAELPKYIRDRFASNLIS
- a CDS encoding YHS domain-containing protein; amino-acid sequence: MTAIDPICKMEVEEKTAKWTSEYKGKKYYFCAPGCKKKFDSDPEKWSKA
- a CDS encoding RidA family protein, which translates into the protein MSRSIFSNDAPRPIGPYSQAMECGNLVFVSGQLGIDPSTGQLVEGGIGAETTRCLKNINAILSLLNLSLKDVVKTIVFMTDLTEFKEMNLVYASFFQLSTPARSVVEVSRLPLGAKIEIEAIASFC
- a CDS encoding heavy metal translocating P-type ATPase, whose amino-acid sequence is MMEIKEDSESESKDNYKKTRMSSFGLAGMTCASCAETIQRRLSDLEGVEKATVNLATERATVIYDPKKTDIDKMVNAVKEAGYEALVSEATISIGGMTCASCANTVEEALMGLQGVHSAIVNLVLENVKVKYDPQMVRLGQIKRAIIDAGYEVIEAENIDAERELRRLETRRQKMMLAFSLALSIPTMILSMLMMFASFGDQHLIMHYGNYILFILATPVQFIAGYRFYKGAFKALSNRKANMDTLIAVGTSAAYFYSVAVTFFPPLVPFQDIYYDTSAMIITLILFGKYLESKAKGSTSEAIRRLMDLQPKTARILKDDVEVEVTVDDLVVGDIFLVRPGEKIPTDGLVMEGQSAVDESMITGESTPVEKGPGAEILGGTINRSGFLKARATKVGSETTLAQIVKLVEDAQASKAPVQRLADKVASIFVPIVILIALATFTIWYFFAYDLFFIMPAPRFAFSLTAFISVLVIACPCALGLATPTAIMVGTGKGAELGILIKNGEALEIAGKIQVAVFDKTGTLTKGEPEVTDVIPYSVSENELIFIAASAEKGSEHPLGKTIVKKAVEMNLELRDPEDFESIPGKGVIASMNGMKILIGNRRLMEDYKINTNFPEEMASRLEDEGKTAMLVAKNNDIIGIIGVADVLKPSSKEAVDELKRMGIEVAIITGDNKRAALVVGKLLEVENVMAEVLPEEKIKEIEKLQAQGKVVAMIGDGVNDAPALAKADVGIAIGSGTDVAMESGNIVLIKNDPRDVVAAIQLSRKTMAKIRQNLFWAFGYNTAGIPIAAGLLFPFTGALLPPIVAAGAMAMSSVSVVTNAALLKRYTPEIVRKYTSEVKK
- a CDS encoding TrpB-like pyridoxal phosphate-dependent enzyme gives rise to the protein MKSKTDIRVTLDLDDIPKKWYNIVADLPEPLPPPLNPGTKEPLKFEEFRAIFPDEIIRQEMSTERYIDIPEEVRDRLIMLNRPSPLVRAIRLEKALKTPAKIYFKREDLSPVGSHKPNTALAQAFYNMRQGIQNLTTETGAGQWGSSLALACRIFGLNCKVFMVRVSYDQKPYRRYVMETYGAKVYPSPSMETEFGRKLLEQNPQNTGSLGIAISEAIETAVHSDSCKYSLGSVANHVMLHQTVIGQEVIKQFEKIDVVPDYMIGCVGGGSNFAGFAFPMLGKKLKDRSIETEFIAAEPTSVPSITKGEYRYDFGDTAGLTPLFKMYTLGHDFMPSPIHAGGLRYHGMAPTVSLAAKLGLIKAKSVPQKETFSAGILFAQTEGIIPAPESTHAIAVAIELARKAKENNEEKVIAFNLSGHGLLDMSGYANYLSGKMNENS